One genomic segment of Candidatus Nomurabacteria bacterium includes these proteins:
- a CDS encoding trypsin-like peptidase domain-containing protein: MEEKITKSDEKKVGETVGTTVVDGKTKSVDPISDKSEKEKDAILKNSKEEKNERRSRKKKLIGCGCTSLVLVIFAILLGGVILGFYTARNLTDFLKDRGVTIEWLTEKSDSNDSSIVTQENKIVKVTSEESQVIEVVQENMHSVVSVAISQLELQPGTGVVDRSNNIGSGFIVDENGLIITNQHVVSDQNADYKVITEDGEEYEVQDIVRDDFNDIALLKIDAEGLDPVELGDSDALIPGQMVIAIGTPLGEYAGSVTTGVISGLDRSVSTSSGSFFGTVKTFENVIQIDAAVNPGNSGGPLLNSSGEVIGVNFATTSGADNISFALPINRVVNRLEEYRIYGKFLRPFVGIEYEMITESQARYYTDILPGAFVRSVVDGSPAQDAGIKRGDIIVQIEGDPVVSSFIEMIQKFKIGDSVEMKILRDGKEVSVSVVLGEAD; the protein is encoded by the coding sequence ATGGAAGAAAAAATCACGAAGTCAGATGAAAAGAAAGTGGGTGAAACGGTTGGTACTACAGTTGTAGATGGGAAAACTAAATCCGTTGATCCAATCTCGGATAAGAGCGAAAAAGAGAAGGATGCGATCCTAAAAAATTCAAAAGAAGAGAAAAATGAGAGAAGATCAAGAAAGAAGAAACTTATCGGTTGTGGTTGTACATCTCTCGTTCTAGTTATATTTGCGATCTTGCTAGGTGGGGTGATACTTGGTTTCTATACTGCACGAAACTTAACAGATTTTCTGAAAGATCGAGGTGTGACCATCGAATGGCTTACCGAAAAGTCAGATAGTAATGATTCAAGTATTGTGACCCAAGAAAATAAGATAGTAAAGGTCACAAGTGAGGAGAGTCAGGTGATAGAGGTAGTGCAGGAAAATATGCATTCAGTGGTAAGTGTTGCAATATCGCAACTCGAACTTCAGCCGGGAACAGGTGTGGTTGATCGAAGTAACAATATCGGTTCAGGATTCATTGTAGACGAGAACGGATTGATCATAACAAATCAGCATGTTGTATCAGATCAGAATGCAGATTATAAAGTCATCACTGAGGATGGAGAGGAGTATGAGGTACAAGATATTGTACGGGATGATTTCAATGATATTGCTTTGTTAAAGATCGATGCAGAAGGGTTAGATCCAGTTGAACTCGGTGATTCTGATGCTCTTATTCCGGGTCAGATGGTGATAGCTATCGGTACTCCTCTAGGTGAGTATGCAGGGAGTGTGACCACAGGAGTGATCAGTGGTTTGGACAGATCCGTTTCGACAAGTTCAGGAAGTTTCTTTGGTACAGTCAAAACATTCGAAAATGTGATACAAATTGATGCGGCGGTCAATCCGGGTAATTCCGGTGGTCCGTTACTCAACTCGTCAGGAGAGGTTATAGGGGTGAACTTTGCTACTACTTCTGGCGCCGACAATATCTCTTTTGCCTTGCCGATCAACAGGGTTGTGAATCGTCTCGAAGAGTATAGGATCTATGGGAAATTCTTGAGACCCTTTGTTGGTATAGAGTATGAGATGATCACTGAGTCACAAGCAAGGTACTACACGGATATCCTACCCGGAGCATTTGTTAGAAGTGTGGTTGATGGTAGCCCAGCTCAGGATGCAGGTATAAAACGAGGCGACATCATTGTACAGATCGAGGGCGATCCTGTAGTATCTTCTTTTATCGAGATGATACAGAAATTCAAAATAGGGGATTCTGTAGAAATGAAAATTTTGAGAGATGGAAAAGAAGTCTCTGTTTCAGTAGTTCTAGGTGAAGCAGACTGA
- a CDS encoding S41 family peptidase: MPNKKEYGTPFQGRPAKINDRSQKDMNKVNKLVGVAILVVITFSLGIFAGRQVESGFVDALDPTKIVRFTGDTNGGDIDIENVDFGLFWNVWKQMTSDYVDKEKVDEKEMFYGAIQGMVNSYGDPATLYLTPEETAAFNDSTAGNLFSGIGAEMGYKDGLIVIISPLKGSPASSAGIQPGDVVLAVDGVDVTTNDSLFDIVLKIRGEEGTDVTLTVLHTDESTPVDITITRGQITVSSMEFKLSEKDPSIAIFDVSRFTEADLRSWQNKWDQMVSQFQESNAEALIIDLRGNPGGFFNAAVYAANEFLKEGTIVSKQQDQRGAVTDFTVTRKGKLLDVPVVVLVNNGSASASEIMSGALQKNNRATVVGIPTYGKGTAQDVRSFPDGSSLHITTLKWLLPDGTWINPDDPIIPDVNIDLTDEDFKQGIDPQMDSAIDILQTEIR, encoded by the coding sequence ATGCCAAACAAAAAAGAATACGGAACTCCTTTTCAAGGTAGACCAGCTAAAATAAATGATAGATCACAAAAAGATATGAATAAGGTAAACAAATTAGTAGGAGTCGCAATACTTGTCGTCATAACTTTTTCGCTTGGTATATTTGCTGGCAGGCAAGTAGAATCAGGTTTTGTTGATGCTCTTGATCCTACAAAGATCGTTCGGTTCACAGGAGATACAAATGGAGGTGACATTGATATCGAAAATGTCGATTTTGGACTTTTCTGGAATGTTTGGAAGCAGATGACCTCTGATTATGTAGACAAGGAGAAGGTTGATGAAAAAGAGATGTTCTATGGTGCAATACAAGGAATGGTCAATTCATATGGTGATCCTGCCACCTTATATCTAACCCCAGAAGAAACCGCTGCCTTCAATGATTCTACAGCTGGAAATCTTTTCTCGGGTATCGGTGCTGAAATGGGATATAAAGACGGTCTGATAGTGATAATCTCTCCTTTGAAGGGTTCTCCTGCATCCTCTGCAGGTATACAGCCTGGCGATGTAGTATTGGCTGTAGATGGGGTCGATGTGACAACAAACGATAGCTTGTTTGATATTGTCTTGAAGATCCGAGGTGAAGAGGGTACTGATGTGACGTTGACGGTACTACATACAGACGAAAGCACTCCTGTGGATATTACGATCACAAGGGGTCAAATAACTGTATCAAGTATGGAATTCAAATTAAGCGAGAAAGACCCCAGTATAGCGATCTTTGATGTGTCGAGATTTACAGAAGCAGATCTAAGAAGTTGGCAGAACAAATGGGATCAGATGGTATCACAATTCCAAGAAAGCAATGCTGAAGCCTTGATAATAGATCTTAGAGGCAATCCTGGAGGATTCTTTAATGCAGCAGTTTATGCAGCCAATGAATTTCTGAAGGAAGGAACAATCGTTTCAAAACAGCAAGACCAGCGTGGGGCAGTGACCGATTTTACTGTCACCAGAAAGGGAAAGCTTCTTGATGTGCCTGTAGTGGTTTTAGTGAATAATGGTAGCGCTTCTGCATCTGAGATCATGTCTGGTGCTTTACAAAAGAATAATAGAGCAACAGTTGTTGGTATACCTACATACGGAAAAGGTACCGCACAAGATGTCCGCTCATTCCCTGATGGATCGAGCCTCCACATAACAACTCTAAAGTGGCTTTTGCCTGACGGGACTTGGATCAATCCTGATGATCCGATAATCCCGGATGTAAATATCGATCTGACAGACGAGGATTTCAAACAGGGTATTGACCCTCAGATGGATTCTGCGATCGATATTCTTCAGACAGAAATTAGATAA
- the rpsF gene encoding 30S ribosomal protein S6, giving the protein MAQSVKYEMMVALKPLLPDDVRKSVHKGIQQLATDLGGSVDDSDVWGKRYLAYKIQGHNEGYYIVYLLSLPTEALKELKRQMELKQEILRYMVVRVNRPEEIGSSLKKKNFKEDIDREQAALEAME; this is encoded by the coding sequence ATGGCACAGAGCGTAAAGTACGAAATGATGGTCGCCCTAAAGCCTTTGCTTCCTGACGATGTCCGAAAATCAGTGCATAAAGGTATTCAACAGTTAGCCACTGATCTTGGGGGATCGGTCGATGACTCCGATGTTTGGGGTAAGAGATACTTGGCATACAAGATCCAAGGTCACAATGAGGGATACTATATTGTGTACCTTTTGAGCCTTCCTACCGAAGCATTAAAGGAGCTTAAACGACAGATGGAACTAAAGCAGGAGATCTTGAGATATATGGTCGTAAGGGTCAACAGACCTGAAGAGATCGGAAGCTCTCTCAAAAAGAAGAACTTTAAAGAAGACATCGATAGAGAGCAGGCTGCATTAGAAGCAATGGAGTAG
- the ychF gene encoding redox-regulated ATPase YchF: MSAIRSHSLSIGIVGLPNAGKSTLFNSLTENTVPAENFPFCTIDKNVGVVEVPDPRLESLSKHYQAQKVVPSAITFVDIAGLVKGASEGEGLGNQFLSHIREVDMIMYVLRAFRSQTITHIYERIDPWDDFQIVQTELILKDLDTVERKYAEISKKARVTKEKEIQLQTGTLEKLKSALGEGIPAIDVQLTKDEKEFADDLWLLSSKPRLFILNVQAESLSDAQTQIKMFEDRLPDCRAIAVDVKIVGDLSRMNEAEKFEYIDLLGYQPILIDDVIHTAFEQLQLITFYTGSEKECNAWSIVQGATAKEAAGVIHTDLSTGFITADVVNVEKMIALGGYQQAKEKGLVRNQGKGYIMQDGDYMVVYSH; encoded by the coding sequence ATGTCAGCAATTAGATCTCACTCACTTTCTATCGGTATTGTTGGATTGCCAAATGCTGGCAAATCAACACTCTTTAATTCCCTGACTGAAAATACTGTTCCTGCAGAAAACTTTCCTTTCTGTACGATTGACAAGAATGTAGGAGTAGTTGAGGTACCAGATCCACGATTAGAATCATTATCCAAACATTATCAGGCACAGAAAGTCGTTCCTTCCGCAATTACATTTGTTGATATAGCAGGATTGGTTAAGGGAGCTTCAGAAGGAGAAGGATTGGGGAATCAATTTCTTTCGCATATTCGTGAAGTTGATATGATAATGTATGTACTCAGAGCATTTAGAAGTCAAACGATCACGCATATTTACGAGCGTATCGACCCTTGGGATGATTTTCAGATAGTACAGACCGAACTCATCCTAAAAGATCTTGATACTGTTGAGAGAAAATACGCGGAAATATCAAAGAAAGCAAGGGTGACAAAAGAAAAGGAAATACAGCTACAGACAGGAACCCTCGAGAAATTGAAGAGTGCTTTGGGAGAAGGTATCCCTGCTATAGACGTTCAACTTACTAAAGATGAGAAAGAGTTCGCTGATGATCTCTGGTTACTCAGTTCAAAACCAAGATTATTCATATTGAATGTACAGGCTGAGAGCCTTAGCGATGCACAGACGCAGATAAAGATGTTTGAGGATAGATTACCGGATTGTAGGGCTATCGCTGTAGATGTAAAGATAGTGGGGGATCTTAGTAGAATGAACGAGGCTGAGAAGTTCGAGTACATCGATCTTTTGGGGTATCAACCGATATTGATCGATGATGTCATACATACGGCTTTTGAACAGCTTCAACTGATCACCTTCTATACCGGAAGCGAGAAAGAATGTAACGCATGGTCGATAGTGCAGGGGGCTACCGCAAAAGAGGCTGCTGGAGTTATCCATACAGATCTTTCTACAGGATTTATCACTGCAGATGTAGTGAATGTAGAGAAAATGATCGCACTAGGTGGATACCAGCAGGCAAAAGAGAAGGGTCTGGTAAGAAATCAAGGAAAAGGTTACATAATGCAGGACGGCGATTATATGGTGGTGTATAGCCACTAG
- a CDS encoding 30S ribosomal protein S18, whose product MAEQIVTSTTSKPTLDDVVDVKSFEDDEPHRGGRRGRRKVKLDLKCPLCESGVKFVTYKDVYQLKKFTSVRGKIISTEKSGVCAKHQRQLTGSIKRARFMALLPYVAADA is encoded by the coding sequence ATGGCAGAACAAATAGTTACAAGTACAACTTCAAAACCAACACTAGATGATGTTGTTGATGTAAAGAGCTTCGAAGACGACGAACCTCATCGAGGTGGTCGAAGAGGTCGTCGTAAGGTAAAATTGGATCTTAAATGTCCTCTCTGTGAATCTGGAGTAAAATTCGTCACATATAAGGATGTATATCAACTCAAGAAATTCACTAGTGTGCGAGGAAAGATCATAAGTACAGAAAAGTCTGGGGTTTGTGCGAAGCATCAAAGGCAGTTGACCGGCTCTATTAAAAGAGCTAGGTTCATGGCATTACTACCTTATGTAGCTGCTGATGCTTAA
- a CDS encoding transglutaminase domain-containing protein, translated as MLTLFYHQKRNSHRSILLTAIFLLITILTPVSTPSTINSADTPAFIITTDYNLYYTPNDSFVTVEETLTLEAKDRNYFYPAQTERSFLLPDFTLNEDPQERAFKTSTLTILDERGIELDKQISEIEGGLEVTVPETRDVTFWNSEKFTIRYNTHELVDQVGNVTNLYIPGLPEDTSFISTDDRYGLTTEYRFNTNLHVPKDSPSESFMMPQGGIGVSEDSNTRKYSVTAQDRIGTTAWIQLGTTQYFYFKLIQDTPKTDNIVPEEVNKYSDLLSTNVYELPLPREHSETDQRVFFTKIDPYPTAINRDDEGNLLATFEVPANKDGQIIIEGYIKLTSDGEMAPEDMSLNEYLSLTGSDLDIQQYTRADKYWESNDEFIINIAEDLWKESSTILELINNDYDRIIQTFDYSYSKVEGENPRIGALSALSGGPAVCMEYSDSLIAILRAQGIPARAAIGYGNDPTGAENNIGASEASVQNIGHQWVQVWLPDYGWLSVDPTWGESGRRYIGGNLDHILWYTIGNSDQGFIGTALSTADPITAHVLTSYDVYLQALTEEEFTNANELTSLQELLIRYEGVEVDPISYFLKTTSIGKIIVFIIPIASLLIALMFISALVSTFRKIYKKQRS; from the coding sequence ATGCTGACGTTATTCTATCATCAAAAGAGAAATTCTCACAGAAGTATACTTCTGACAGCTATTTTTCTCCTCATAACAATCTTAACACCAGTTTCGACACCTAGTACGATTAACTCTGCTGACACACCTGCCTTCATTATCACTACAGACTACAACCTGTACTACACTCCTAATGACTCGTTTGTGACAGTAGAAGAAACCCTCACATTGGAGGCAAAAGATCGAAATTATTTTTACCCCGCTCAAACTGAACGATCATTTCTACTACCCGACTTCACACTTAATGAGGACCCCCAGGAGAGAGCCTTTAAAACAAGCACACTCACTATTCTTGATGAGAGAGGTATCGAATTGGACAAGCAGATCTCAGAGATCGAGGGTGGACTCGAAGTTACTGTACCAGAAACTCGCGATGTCACTTTCTGGAATTCAGAAAAATTCACCATCAGGTATAATACTCATGAGCTGGTAGATCAAGTTGGAAATGTAACCAATCTTTATATCCCTGGCCTACCAGAAGATACCTCTTTCATATCTACTGACGATAGATATGGTCTAACTACAGAGTACAGATTTAATACCAACTTACATGTACCAAAAGATTCTCCTTCTGAATCATTCATGATGCCACAAGGTGGTATTGGCGTATCAGAAGATAGTAATACTCGGAAATACTCTGTCACCGCTCAAGACAGGATCGGAACAACTGCTTGGATACAATTAGGTACTACACAATACTTTTATTTCAAATTGATACAAGACACCCCAAAAACAGACAATATTGTACCTGAGGAGGTAAACAAGTATTCAGATCTGCTTTCTACAAATGTATACGAACTACCTTTGCCTCGTGAACATTCTGAAACAGATCAACGAGTGTTCTTCACAAAGATAGATCCCTATCCTACAGCAATTAACCGCGATGACGAAGGCAACCTACTAGCAACCTTTGAAGTTCCAGCGAACAAAGATGGGCAGATCATCATAGAGGGGTACATAAAGCTAACCTCTGATGGTGAGATGGCACCAGAAGACATGTCTCTAAATGAATATCTTTCTTTAACTGGCTCTGATCTTGATATACAACAGTACACTCGGGCAGACAAATACTGGGAGAGCAATGATGAATTCATCATAAACATTGCTGAGGATCTATGGAAAGAAAGTAGTACTATATTGGAACTCATCAACAACGATTATGACAGGATAATTCAGACTTTTGATTATAGTTATTCCAAAGTAGAAGGAGAGAATCCTAGAATTGGAGCCCTCTCGGCACTCAGTGGTGGACCAGCCGTGTGTATGGAGTATTCGGATTCATTGATCGCAATATTACGAGCACAAGGGATACCTGCTCGTGCTGCTATCGGATATGGAAATGACCCGACAGGAGCTGAAAATAACATAGGTGCGTCAGAGGCTTCTGTACAAAACATCGGTCATCAGTGGGTACAGGTTTGGTTACCTGATTACGGATGGTTATCTGTCGATCCGACTTGGGGTGAATCAGGTAGGAGGTATATCGGGGGTAATCTTGACCATATCCTTTGGTATACGATCGGAAATTCAGATCAAGGTTTCATCGGTACCGCATTAAGTACAGCAGACCCTATTACAGCGCATGTCCTGACCAGCTATGATGTATATCTACAAGCACTTACCGAAGAAGAATTCACAAATGCTAACGAGCTTACTAGTTTGCAAGAATTGCTTATACGATACGAAGGTGTAGAAGTGGATCCGATAAGTTACTTCTTAAAAACAACCAGTATTGGAAAGATCATCGTTTTCATCATACCCATAGCATCACTACTAATTGCACTGATGTTTATCTCAGCATTGGTATCAACATTTCGGAAGATCTACAAAAAGCAACGATCTTAG
- a CDS encoding single-stranded DNA-binding protein, translating into MSVRSLNKVMLIGNLTRDPELRYTANGTPVATFGIATNRTWKDTNGDVQESTQYHNIVAWGKMAEICQQILAKGMMVYVEGELVTRSWEAEDGSTRYKTEVRISEMKLLDSKGRQGVGGGDQSNATADTPKKANSQASVEADEYLVEETGSDEDPTDDELPF; encoded by the coding sequence ATGTCAGTAAGATCTTTGAACAAAGTGATGTTGATCGGGAATCTAACTAGAGATCCCGAGCTGAGGTATACCGCAAACGGTACTCCAGTAGCCACTTTTGGTATCGCTACGAATCGAACCTGGAAAGATACCAATGGTGACGTACAGGAATCAACTCAGTATCACAATATAGTTGCTTGGGGAAAGATGGCTGAGATATGTCAGCAGATCCTAGCAAAAGGCATGATGGTTTATGTGGAAGGTGAATTAGTTACCAGATCGTGGGAAGCTGAAGATGGATCAACCCGATACAAGACCGAAGTAAGGATAAGTGAAATGAAACTTCTTGATAGTAAGGGGAGACAAGGAGTAGGTGGAGGAGATCAATCTAATGCCACAGCAGATACACCTAAGAAAGCTAATTCTCAGGCGTCTGTTGAAGCAGATGAGTATCTGGTCGAAGAAACTGGCTCTGATGAGGATCCAACTGATGATGAACTCCCATTCTAA